The DNA window AACTTTACCCGGTGCATAGGTGTGATACACTTCATGGCAGAAGGTACAGTCTTTCTGATGCCTTTGCCCTTGAGTCTTGAGTAAATTGAATACTCCGATGTGACACTGGGCACATTGTTGAAGTTGAAGAGGTTGTATATTCTGTGCATAAAGCCCTGACTGAGGTGGAACAGATTTAATTTTGTCAGTGAGGTGTACTTTGCCGTTTTTAGCCTGGGCAAGTCCACAGAAGATGATCAGTGAAAAGATAATCAAAGCCAATCCTGAGAAAATTTGTCTTTTGTTTGTCATTTTTTACTCTCTCGCAGTTTATATGAATGTTAAATCTGTGAACAGATTAATATATTAAATCATGTGGATTGCGGTGACACTTTAAGCAATCATCATTAAACGGATTCAAAATTGTGTTGTCATGCGGGTTACCATGGCAGGCAGCACAGTTTGGTACCGTCGGGTGTTGTGTTTTATGGCAGAATACGCAGGCAAGTTCACCGTGTTTTGCCTTGCTCGCGCTAAGCATGGTGAAGAGTTCTGTGTGACAGGCACCACAAAATTTGTTTGGTGTGTCATCGGCATATTTAATGTTAAGAGGACTGTGCGGCTGATGGCAGCGTAAGCAGTCTTCGTAAACCATGAAGGCGGCGTGGGGCTCATGGCAGGTCATACATTTGTTGATGACTTTATGTTTGGTCGGGTGGCAGTGAGTACAGTTTTTATCAGCGTGTTTGCTTGGAAACTGGGCAAACTCTTCGCCTTTGTCTGTATGGCATGTTTTACATGCACTTGAATTATCGGGAAGATCATCAACTGTCACATCAAGCGGGGTATGTGGGTTTCGATGACAGCCAAGGCAGTTGACGAGTTTGAAATGTTCATTCTCAGCACCATCGTGGCACATTGAGCATTGTGGGATTGTTGCTTTGCCGAGTGGCAAGTGCTCAATGTGGCAATCCAGGCAGCCAATAGCGGTCTTGTGCTTAGCACCGTTTCTATTGATGTCTGCTGGTTGTGCGTTGTGACATTTGTTGCAGTCGGTATTTACAAGTTCAGCTCCTGATTGAATCTCAAGAAGAGCTTGTTCACTGCTGCTCATCGCCGGCTGACCTGGGTCCATCTCAGATGTTTTTGAAGGATGTGGTTGAACACATCCACCAAAAACAAAGCATATTGCGCCAAAAACTACCAGTTTGGCAACTGCCTCTAAATAAGTACGTTTCCCTAGCATTTGTTTCTCCCCACAATCAATAATCTTATAAAAATGAACGCATATTCATTAAAAAAAAGTGATTTTGTCTAACATACATATGCGGCTATAGCAAGTGAAAAAGGGGGGCATTTAAAAACTCATGCTATCTCATTTTTGGTGATAAGTTTTTCAACTGTAGCCATGAAAAGCTGTATGTCGATTGGCTTAGAAAGAAAATTTAAGTTTTCTTTTTCAATCATTTCGGCAGAGATTATGTCGTCAGTGTAACCGCTGATAAAAATAATATTGATTGACTGGTCGTTTTTTCTGATTATTTCGTAAACTTCACGTCCATTTCTGTAGGGTAAGATGACATCAAGAATGACCAGATCAATCTCTTCTTTTTTATCAAGAAATAAGCTTATAGCTTTTTTGCCGTCGGAGGCGAGGAGAACTTTGTAGCCGGTCTTTTCAAGGGGGATGGAAAGCGACTTTCTGATCAGATCCTCATCGTCTGCCAGTAATATTGTTTTGCCTTGGGACGCTACAGAGGGTATGTCGCTGAGCTGATATGCAACCTGGGCATCGGTGGCATTCTCTATCTGCTCCAGTTTGACTTCCGGCACTTCCGGCACTTCCGGATCTATTGGATTGTTTTCGGCTGTAAACTCGATGGGCGAGAGTGCAGGAATATAAATTGTGAAGGTTGTCCCCGCATCTTTCACGCTTTCAACGTCCAGAAAGGCGTTATGCTGTTTAACGATTGTGTGTATGATAGACAGGCCTAAGCCAGTGCCTTTCGAGGAGCTTTTGGTTGTAAAAAAAGGCTGGCATATTTTATTTAAATGTTCCTCAGGAATTCCTTTACCCGTATCTGCAAGCGCCAAGGTTAAATAGCTGCCTGGCGGGATATCCTCAAGTGTGCCCTGTTTAGTGGCTTTCAGCTGAATAGCGTTGGTGGAAATTGTAATCTTGCCGCCATTTTCCATGGCATCTCGAGCATTGGTACAAAGATTGATGAGAATCTGTTCGAGTTGGTGGGGATCGGCGGATATTTCTACATCCTCGGCGGAAAAATTGAAGCAATACTGTATCTCATCATCAACCAGTGTCTTTAAAATATCTGAGATGTTGGAGATGATGGCTTTAAGGGTTGTCCTCTGCGGATTAACAATCTGCCTTTTTCCAAAGGAAAGCAGGTTTGAGGTTAAATTTTTACCAAGCTTTGAGGCAATGGAGATATATTTTATGTAGTCTGCTGCGGCTTTATTAGTGTCCTTGATCTCTTCATGAAGCAGATGTGTGAAGGTCTTGATGGAGCCAAGTACATTGTTGAAATCGTGGGCAATGCCGCCGGCAAATTGACCCAGGTACTCAAGCTGTTTTGCCTGCATCAGCTGTTCTTCAAGGTTTTTGTGCTCGGTGACATCGATGCTGCTGCCACGCCGGCCCAAGAACTCCCCTTTAATGTAAATCGGGCTGCAGGTATGTGTGAACCAGCGAATTTCACCGTCTCTGCGAATGATCCTGAAATCCGTGCCATCGTGCTCGGGTGCAGATATGTTGGTTAAGTGGTTACGGTATCCTTCAATGTCATCTTGATGGATGATATCGAGAAGGAGCTTTGGGTTGGTCATGAACTCTTCACGGGAATAACCGGTGAGGCGCTCGCAGGACGGTGATATAAAGGCAAGCTCATTGTTTTCTTTGATCCAGTATTCGAAGTTGTAGGCAAACTCGGAAACAATACGAAATTTTTCTTCATTTTCGGTAATAGTCTCTCGATATTTTTTGAAAGCGGCAGAAAATTTCAGAATGGCAATACTGCCTAATATCCAGAGTAATAAATGGGTCAGAAATACTGTCCGGCGGGTGGACACCTCAGTCTCAAAGTAGGGTTCAAGGGGAACTGAAACACTCATGCCGCCGCGGATTGAACCGAGGGTGTAGTCATCTTGATTCGAGTGACATTTAAGGCAGCCCTGGTCGATAACGTATGGTTTAAGCAGACGCAGGTAAGGCGCATCGTTAATTGTTTCAATGGTACTTGCCTCGTCCATCTCACCCTCTTTGAGTGCCATGAGGTTGGTTCGCTCCCATTCATCCGGTTCATCATAGGGGTCATAGGTTTTTTCATGGTCAAGGCTTACTGTATGGCTGATGGCCGCAAGTGTGGGCGCTTGTTTGTGAAGCACTTCATAGGCCTGCTTAGTCATTTGAAATGGATCTACCATGGCAAAGCCAGGTTCACCTTGGTTTCCAATGTTAAACATGAAGTGGGGGGTGCCCTTGTTTATATTCGAAATTTTGGTATATATCCCGCCATGCATTGTGCTCCATTTACGGTAGGCTATATTATGCTGGAAAATGGTTCGAGCTTCGATTCTGGCTTTGGCGATGGTGTCGGAGTAGTTTTGCGATAGGTTCCAGGTTACGGAGGTGATGATGAGCACTGTCCATGAAATAAGGAGACTGATAAGGTAATATCGGCCAAGAAATTTTTTTATGGAAATAGCAAGACTCATTTTTTGAAGAGATCAGTGGATTTTTTTTTACGATGACTTATGGTTGTAGTTAGTTTGTTGTCTGGCGAAAGCTTACCCTTAAAATATGTTCTGATAACTATAATTATGAATAATAATATGGATGTGAAAGAATTTCGATACAATGTCTGACTTTGCTTGTCAAGGGCAAAGCACTGTGGTGACAGGAACTGGCAATAAGAAACGAGATTATTTAAATAATCGTATACTATCTGGACTTGGAGGTTTTTGATGCTTTACAAAAAATTAGGACTCAAGCTGAAACTAGTTGCCTACCTTTTATCTGTTTTGTTTGTGTTTGTTGCTACAACGGCATTTTGCGAAGATCTGTCCGGGAATGTTGTTGAGACGATGAACAGCGGGGGCTACACCTATATTCAGCTTGACAAAAACGGCAGCCGTCAATGGGTTGCTATTCCTGAAAGTTTAATTCGAGTTGGTGATGAGGTGATTGTCAGCCCCGGTGTGTCAATGGGAGCCTATTCAAGTTCAACGCTGGGACGATCCTTTGATGAGATTATTTTTTCTGCTGGTATAAAAGAGATTACCAAGAGAGTTGTTGGTTCAGGATCAATTGATGAAAGTTCTGAGGCAAAAAAAGAGGATCTCAATATTGAAAAAGCCCCTGGTGATAACGCCTACCGAATTGAGGAAATATTCGCCCAGAAAAAAGCTCTTGATGGTAAGAATGTGACGGTGAGAGGAAAAGTCGTGAAGATCTCAAAATATCAGGGTAAAACATGGCTTCGCATCGTTGATGGCACCGGCAGCAGAAAACGTGGCAACCATAAGCTGATTGTAACCAGTGATCACAGTTTAGAAAAAGATGAAATTGTTACGGTAACCGGGACGGTGAGCGCTGATAAGTCGTTTGGCGCTCTGGCCTATGAAGTAGTTGTTGAAGATGCGCAGATAGTGAAATAAGCCCGATGAAATTTTTAGTAACGCTGTTCGGTTTGATTCTCGTCCTTGAAGGGCTGCCCTATGTCGCCTGCCCTGAGGCCATGCAGGATTGGCTGCGGAAGTTGAGTGAAGTCTCGCCGCGGCTGTTGCGGGTTCTCGGGTCTGTTGCCATGGCAACAGGGGTTCTGCTCTGCTATCTCACACAGCGAACCGATCTGCTCGGATAATGGGCGCCAATTTTCAAATTACATCCTATGATTTTGTTCTGCCTGAGGCCCAAATTGCCCAGCATCCTGCAGTGCGAAGGGATGAATCGCGACTATTGTCAGTTGATGGCCAGGCAAGGGTGATTTCTCACCATAATTTTTCTGCAATTGTTGATCTGATTAATCCCGAAGATGTTTTGATCATTAATGATACCAAGGTTTTCCCTGCCCGTCTGAAAGGTAAAAAAGATACCGGTGGCCAAGTTGAACTCTTACTGCTGCAGTACCCCCTTTTAAACTCTGCCCCCCAAAAAGATTGTAATGGGTTCCGTCAGCATGTGTCGGGTGTTAAGGGCTTAGTTAAAAGCTCAAAGAGGCCTAAACCCGACGGCCATCTGCTGTTTGGCTGTGAGCTTGAAGCGGTAGTTGAGGATATTGCTGCCGATGGTTCTGTCCGGGTGACCCTCATGTGGAACGGAGATATGGACGAACTTTTGCTCAAATATGGGGTTATGCCCCTGCCTCCCTATATCAGAAGAGACGGGCGGCAGCATGCCGGGAATGATGTTGATCGTTACCAGACTGTCTATGCCAGGGAAAGTGGCGCTATTGCTGCGCCAACCGCCGGACTGCATTTTACCGGTGATCTTCTTGAGGCAGTTAAGGTAAAAGGCGCCAAGGTCGCTGCGGTAACACTGCATGTTGGGTATGGCACCTTTGCACCCGTGCGGGTGACCGATATCAGGGATCATAAGATCCATTCCGAATGGGTCACAATTAGCCCTGAAGTTTCAAAACTAATTTCAGATTGTCGTCAAAATGGCGGGAAGGTCTGGTCGGTCGGCACAACTACAACCCGAGCCCTCGAGTTTGCTGCCGACGGAAATGGCGGGGTCAATCCCATCTCTGGCCCGTGCGATATCTATATTTACGAGGGCTATCGCTATAAAGTTGTTGATACTCTCATAACTAATTTTCATCTCCCGAAATCTTCTCTACTGTTCATGGTATGTGCATTTGCCGGGAAGGAGTTGGTTTTACAGGCGTACCAGGAAGCGTTAAGGGAAGGATATCGGTTCTACAGTTATGGCGATGCGATGGTGTTGACTCGTGGGTTAGAGGGTGAAGGGTGAAGGGTGAAGGGGGGTGTTTCGGGTGGGCAATCGTATCTGAAATAAAAAAAGGAGAGTTATTTGCTCTCCTTTTTTATTTGATGATGAGGGGCATTTCTTGGAATGCTCAAACTCTTATGCGGCGCAACAGGACGCTCCGTCAGCTTTGGGGCAGGTTGCGGGGGTGGTGGTTGCAGTTGTTTCTGCTTTGGCTGGGCAGGTCGTTTGACTTGGGCAAGCAGTTTTTGTATCACTATAGCCGTCAGAATACCAGCCACCGCCTTTCAGGTGAAATGAACTTCGTGAAATTATTTTTTTTAACTGGCCGGGACACACCGGGCAGTCTGTTTTTGGTTCATCCGCTATGCTTTGCGTAACCTCTATAACATTGTGGCAGTCTTGGCATTCATACTCATAAATTGGCATTGTACTACTCCTTTTGTGTTGTACTATATCTCTCAGCACGAGGCTGTGGGATAAAAAAGTAAATATGACTAAGGGTACATTTATAATGCCGGTAGAGGTGTATGTCAATAATTTGCAAAAATAATCACCGTGATTGAATCTTGGTGTTTGAAAAAAAACGCCATAAATTATAAGCTGATTATATTGCTGATAAATCAGTAGTTGAACGTAAAGGAGAATATTGTGCAGCAAATATTAAGTGCGCAGGCTAAAGAAGGGATGGTTTTAGCTAAAGACGTTATGACCCCGGAATCAAGGGTGTTATGTGGAAAGGGAACTGTCCTGTCAACAACTCTGCTTGATCGTTTGGAAAAAATGGATATTGTCCATGTGACAGTTGAAGGCCATCCCGTTGAACTTCCTGGCGAAAAAACATTGAAACAGGAGCTGCAGGCCGTTGAAGAGCGGTTTTCAGATGTTACTCAGATCGCACCTTTAATGTACATCAAACAGCGAATTATGAAAAAGCTTGTTGAATCGAGAGGGTAACAATGGAAGATTCTAAACGCCAGCAATTTAGAGCGGCTTTGCGTGAAACAAAAAATTTGCCGACATTGCCGGGTATTGTTGTGAAACTGTCTAGAATGGCTGATGATCCCGATAGCACTACCGAACAGATGGGGAAGGTCCTGAGTAAGGATCATATTCTGGCGGCAAAACTTTTAAAACTTGTTAACTCGGCATTCTACGGATTTCCCCAGAGGATAAGCTCCTTGAGCAGCGCGATTATCCTTCTCGGGTTTAACGTAGTCAAGAGCTTGATTGTCAGCGCCTCAATTTTTGAAATGATGGAAGATCAGGATGTTGAACTTTGGGAGCACTCGCTGGGTTGTGCTGTAGCGTGCAGTGTAGTGGCAAGACGCATTGGAGTTGACGAGCCCGAGGAGGTCAGTACTGCAGGTTTAATTCATGATATTGGCAAGGTTGCCATCAAAATGGAGTTACCCCAGGAGTACGAGATGATAACTCGTTTGATGCGTGAACGAAAAATGTCAATGCGGCAAGCGGAACTTGAGGTTTTGGGGCTTGGTCATGATGAGGCCGGTGGGTGGCTCACTAAAAGCTGGAACCTGCCAACTAAGCTGATCGAACCCATAGCCTGTCATCACGATCCGCGCCTGGCAAAAGATGAGATGCTTAGCAGCTCAATTATTCATTTTAGTGATATCTTGATCAGGGGAATGGGCTACGGCCATGCCGGCGATGATAAAGTTCCTGCCTTGAGTAAACGAGCTTGGCAGTTGCTAAACTTAAGCCCCGAGGATATCAACTTCATCATTGATGAAGTTGAGGAGAAACTCTGGGAAGTGAAAGGGTTCAGCCTTGAAATACAGGCAGAGACTGAAAACTCTGCAACAAATGGATAACTGTTGTGACGCGAATTCTTGTGGCTGGCAATGATATTCTTGTGCGTCCGGAAAGCAGGGTAATGCTTGAGGCTAAGGGCTATCACATTATTACCTGTCTGGATGTGCAGGCAGCCACATCACACTTCCTGGATGATCCACCAGATATTCTAGTCCTGGAGAAAGGTTTGGGCGGCAAAGGTGACAGAGGTTTAATCCGTATGGTCAGCGCCTGCCTTCAGAAAGCAAATATACCGATCTTGCTGGTGATTAGACAGGAAGAGATGATAGCTGGGATCGATTGGTGTGACTATCCAGTCGATGATATAATCTGTTTTCCGGTCGCACCAGAAACATTATTGATCCGGGTTCAGTTGGCTGAAGCGCGTATGAACAGGGTGTTTGATAATAACCCGTTAAGTAAATTGCCGGGCAACACCTCTATTCTTAAGGCCATTCAAAGTGCCTTGGAGTCTGAAAAACCATTGGCTGTCTGTTATGTAGATATTGATAATTTTAAACCCTATAACGATCACTACGGTTTTTCACAGGGCGATGATGTGATCTTGATGGTGGCTCGAGTCATTGTCAACGTTGTTGATGAGATTGCCCGAGAACAAAGTTTTGTCGGTCATATTGGCGGTGATGATTATGTTTTTATTGTCACTGAAGATAAGGCCGAAGAGGTATGCAAACGAGTTTTGGCAAATTTCGAGGCAGTTCGAAATATGTTTATTGAGCCGGAAGATGTGAAAAGAGGTGGGTTTGTTGAAAAAGATCGGCAAGGTCGTGAAACCAGTTTCGGTCTGCTAAGTATTTCAATAGCTGTTATTCCTACCAATCATGGAAAATTTGAGCACTTTGGCCAGGTGTCTGCGGCAGCCTCACAACTCAAGCACAAGGTGAAAGCGCTTGATGGTAATAATTATCTTGTTGATCAACGCGAATCCTACTCGCCTGGCTGAAAAAACTCAGACGCCCTCACACACTCTCTGAAATACTTGAAAGTTTACTTTTAACGGTTTCTTGTGTAAATGCTGTAACCACGTAAGCAATTATCTTATCTAACCCACTCAGCAAGAACAATATGATCGGTATTTTTGACTCTGGTGTAGGCGGCATGACTGTTGCCCATGCTATAGAGAAAGCATTGCCTAATTCGAACTTGATCTATTTCGGTGACTTGGCACGCACACCGTATGGTTCAAAAAGCTGCGAAACCATTGATCGCTATGCCAGGGAAAATATCGATTTTTTGATATCAAAAGGGGCAAAGTTAATTGTTATCGCCTGCAACTCGGCAGCTAGTGTTGTGCGCAGTGAAACGCTGACCGCCTGTAATCTTCCGGTTTTTGATGTGATCGATCCTGCCGTACGTCGAGTGGAGCAGTTGGCCAAGAGTTCCGGGAAATGCTTGCGGGTAGGTGTTATTGGAACCCGTGCCACAGTCAAAAGCGGTGTCTATGCTAAAAAAATTGGTCAAAGCTGTCCGCAGGCAACGGTTATTTCAAAAGCCTGTCCCCTGCTCGTTCCCTTGGTTGAAGAAGGATGGCTCCATAAACGTGAAACCAAAATGATCTTGCGCCGCTACCTGCACTCTTTGCGGTTAAAACAGATTGAGGCCTTGGTGCTGGGATGTACCCATTACCCGCTTTTAAAGGATTTAATTCAGCCAAAAATCGGTAAACGAGTTACTATTATTGATTCGTCCGAAGAAGTGGCTGCAAGCCTCAAGCACTACCTCGATTCGCATCCTGATTTTGCCAAAACTCTTGGGCAAGATGGGCATAAACAGTTTTATGTCTCAGACGTAACTGAGGCGGCTACGATAACGGCTAAAAAAATTTTTGGGCGTCCTATTGAACTTACTCTTGTTAGTTAGTTGAACGGTTGATTGGTTGGTTAGTTGGGTCGGATGTTTACTTATGGAAAGGAAATGATGAACAAATATAGAATCAGCAGGTCATCTGTACAATTTTTGCTTTTGCTTGTGGTTAGCCTCTGTTTATGGTTGCCCATGCAAACCGCTGCCGCCGAAATGCCTGTTAGCGAAATTGCCAAAAAGTTGCAGGAATCTTACAACAAGATAACCTCTCTACAGGCCTCTTTTGTTCAAGAGACCTATAGCAAGCTGAGCAGCAGAAAACGAACCGGGAATGGGTCTCTGGTATTAGTGAAGCCAGGCCTTATGCGTTGGGATTATCAGGCGCCCGATGTACAGGTGTTTATTTGCGACGGGGAGCGACTGTCAATGTATTTTGCTAAAGAGAACCAGATGTTTACATCCTCGGCAAAACAGTATCTTGAGTCAGATGTTATGTACTCTTTTTTTGCTGGGTCGGCAAATATAAGCCGTGATTTTGATGTGCTGGAGTCAACTGAAACAGAGCAGGATATTGACGAGACCACCTTTCAAATGAGGCTTATTCCGAAAACGATGCACCCCCAAATAGATGAGATAACAGTGTGGGTTGATCGGTCATCGTATCTGTTGAGCCGCCTGAAGGTTGTTGATAAATTTGGCAGTATCACGGATATGATTTTTTCTGATATCGTCGAGAATCAGAAGGTCGATCGATCCAGATTTGCCTTTACCCCGCCAGCGGGCACAGAAATAATCAATCAATAATCTGCAGTACGTTTTTTGTTAAAAGGAATAGAGTTATGAGAATAGCTGTTATAGCTGACAGCCATGATAATATAGTGAATTTGCGGGCAGCTGTTCGTTATTGTAATGCGTACGGCGTCACAACGATGATTCATTGTGGCGATCTTATTTCGCCATTTATGCTGGGGGTGTTGGCTGGGTTTGGTGGGGCCGTGCATCTTGTTTATGGCAATAACGTTGGCGATCAGCATCTGATATCGCAGTGGTGTGGAACAAAATTCCCCTCCCTCACCCACCATGGCAATTTCGGTGCAATCGAGGCCGGAGGTATGAAAATCGCCTTCACCCATTATCCTGAAATGGCCAGGGGTATTGCAAGCCAGGGCTCTTTTCACGCGGTTTGCTGCGGGCATAATCACCGATATGCCGTTGAGCAGGTTGGCGATACGCTTTTAATTAATCCGGGCGAACTGCTTGGCGCAGAATGTCAGCCGGCATTTTGTATTTTAGAGACATCATCGAAAGAGGTTGAACGGGTTGAAGTCGGTCAACAGTTGGCGGATGTCGATATTCCTATCAATTTGTAATTTGGAAGAGATCATGACAGAAGAACTGAGTTTTGCAGATATGCTTGAGGAGTCCTACGAAGAACCCGTGGTCTTAGAACCTGGGCAAAAGGTTGCCGCCACCGTGGTCAGCATTGGCAGGGAGTGGGTTTTTATCGATTTGGGCGGCAAGAGTGAGGGCTATTTTTCAGTTAGTGAGTTGCGCGACCAGGAGGAAACGTCTCCTCTTAAAGAGGGTGACACCATTGAGGCCTATTTTCTTTCTGCCGGCAAGGGGGGTATGAAGTTTACCACCCGTCTCGGGAAGGGCTCTGATGCTAATGAACATCTTGAAGAGGCCTACCGGGCCGAGATTCCAGTTGAGGGTACCATCGATAAAGAGGTTAAAGGTGGTTTTTCGGTCAAAATTGCCGGCTCTGTTCGGGCCTTTTGTCCCTTTTCTCAGCTCGGTTTTCAAAAATCCGATGATGAGGACCTGAGCGGACGACAGCTGTCCTTTTTAATTGTCGAATACGGTGAGTCCGGCAGGAATATAATTGTTTCCCATCGAAAAATCGTCGATATAGAGCGTCGCAAACAGGTTGAGGAGTTGAAGACGACTCTACAGGAAGGCATGACTGTCAGCGGCACGGTTGCGTCAATCCGTAACTTTGGGGCCTTTATCGATATTGGTGGTATTCAGGGGTTGTTGCCAATATCTGAAATTTGCTGGGGCCATGTTGTCGATATTAACGAAAAGCTTACGGTCGGGCAGAAGGTGGAAGTGGCTGTAATGAAGCTGGACTGGGAGAATGAGCGGTTTTCCTTTAGTTTAAAGAAGATTATGGCCGATCCCTGGCTTGGGGCTGCTGAGAAATATCCGGAAGGTTCAGTCCATATGGTAAAAATTGTCAGGCTTACTCATTTCGGTGCCTTTGCAACTCTGGAAGAGGGTGTCGATGGGTTGCTGCATATCTCTACTCTGGGCGGAGGCCGCAGAATCAGTCATCCTCGAGAAGTTGTTGCTGTCGGGCAAGAGCTTGAAGTGCGTGTTGAGAAACTAAGCCTTGAAGATAAGAAAATTTCGCTGGCACTCAATGTTATTGTCGAAAAACCCGAAGTAACCCAAACTGAATCTCCGGAGGAATTTGAACGAAAAGAGTACCAGGCCTATCAACAGACTAAAAAACAGTCCGAAAGCCAGCCACTCGGCACCTTCGGTGATATGCTGGCCGCCAAACTGAAGGAGACTGGTAAGTAAATTGGCTTTGGCACCATGTTTCTGGACTGCCACGTCGCTTCGCTCCTCGCAGTGACGGGGAGTGGGGGATGGTGCTTATGTGTGACCGGCTTGCAAGGTCGTGAAAAAGCTCGAAAGGCGCACTCCGTCTTTGCGAACGTAGTGAAGC is part of the Desulfobulbaceae bacterium genome and encodes:
- a CDS encoding cytochrome C gives rise to the protein MLGKRTYLEAVAKLVVFGAICFVFGGCVQPHPSKTSEMDPGQPAMSSSEQALLEIQSGAELVNTDCNKCHNAQPADINRNGAKHKTAIGCLDCHIEHLPLGKATIPQCSMCHDGAENEHFKLVNCLGCHRNPHTPLDVTVDDLPDNSSACKTCHTDKGEEFAQFPSKHADKNCTHCHPTKHKVINKCMTCHEPHAAFMVYEDCLRCHQPHSPLNIKYADDTPNKFCGACHTELFTMLSASKAKHGELACVFCHKTQHPTVPNCAACHGNPHDNTILNPFNDDCLKCHRNPHDLIY
- a CDS encoding response regulator, coding for MSLAISIKKFLGRYYLISLLISWTVLIITSVTWNLSQNYSDTIAKARIEARTIFQHNIAYRKWSTMHGGIYTKISNINKGTPHFMFNIGNQGEPGFAMVDPFQMTKQAYEVLHKQAPTLAAISHTVSLDHEKTYDPYDEPDEWERTNLMALKEGEMDEASTIETINDAPYLRLLKPYVIDQGCLKCHSNQDDYTLGSIRGGMSVSVPLEPYFETEVSTRRTVFLTHLLLWILGSIAILKFSAAFKKYRETITENEEKFRIVSEFAYNFEYWIKENNELAFISPSCERLTGYSREEFMTNPKLLLDIIHQDDIEGYRNHLTNISAPEHDGTDFRIIRRDGEIRWFTHTCSPIYIKGEFLGRRGSSIDVTEHKNLEEQLMQAKQLEYLGQFAGGIAHDFNNVLGSIKTFTHLLHEEIKDTNKAAADYIKYISIASKLGKNLTSNLLSFGKRQIVNPQRTTLKAIISNISDILKTLVDDEIQYCFNFSAEDVEISADPHQLEQILINLCTNARDAMENGGKITISTNAIQLKATKQGTLEDIPPGSYLTLALADTGKGIPEEHLNKICQPFFTTKSSSKGTGLGLSIIHTIVKQHNAFLDVESVKDAGTTFTIYIPALSPIEFTAENNPIDPEVPEVPEVKLEQIENATDAQVAYQLSDIPSVASQGKTILLADDEDLIRKSLSIPLEKTGYKVLLASDGKKAISLFLDKKEEIDLVILDVILPYRNGREVYEIIRKNDQSINIIFISGYTDDIISAEMIEKENLNFLSKPIDIQLFMATVEKLITKNEIA
- a CDS encoding DNA-binding protein, coding for MLYKKLGLKLKLVAYLLSVLFVFVATTAFCEDLSGNVVETMNSGGYTYIQLDKNGSRQWVAIPESLIRVGDEVIVSPGVSMGAYSSSTLGRSFDEIIFSAGIKEITKRVVGSGSIDESSEAKKEDLNIEKAPGDNAYRIEEIFAQKKALDGKNVTVRGKVVKISKYQGKTWLRIVDGTGSRKRGNHKLIVTSDHSLEKDEIVTVTGTVSADKSFGALAYEVVVEDAQIVK
- a CDS encoding DUF2065 domain-containing protein, with amino-acid sequence MKFLVTLFGLILVLEGLPYVACPEAMQDWLRKLSEVSPRLLRVLGSVAMATGVLLCYLTQRTDLLG
- the queA gene encoding tRNA preQ1(34) S-adenosylmethionine ribosyltransferase-isomerase QueA, with protein sequence MGANFQITSYDFVLPEAQIAQHPAVRRDESRLLSVDGQARVISHHNFSAIVDLINPEDVLIINDTKVFPARLKGKKDTGGQVELLLLQYPLLNSAPQKDCNGFRQHVSGVKGLVKSSKRPKPDGHLLFGCELEAVVEDIAADGSVRVTLMWNGDMDELLLKYGVMPLPPYIRRDGRQHAGNDVDRYQTVYARESGAIAAPTAGLHFTGDLLEAVKVKGAKVAAVTLHVGYGTFAPVRVTDIRDHKIHSEWVTISPEVSKLISDCRQNGGKVWSVGTTTTRALEFAADGNGGVNPISGPCDIYIYEGYRYKVVDTLITNFHLPKSSLLFMVCAFAGKELVLQAYQEALREGYRFYSYGDAMVLTRGLEGEG
- a CDS encoding zinc ribbon domain-containing protein, with amino-acid sequence MPIYEYECQDCHNVIEVTQSIADEPKTDCPVCPGQLKKIISRSSFHLKGGGWYSDGYSDTKTACPSQTTCPAKAETTATTTPATCPKADGASCCAA
- a CDS encoding HDOD domain-containing protein — translated: MEDSKRQQFRAALRETKNLPTLPGIVVKLSRMADDPDSTTEQMGKVLSKDHILAAKLLKLVNSAFYGFPQRISSLSSAIILLGFNVVKSLIVSASIFEMMEDQDVELWEHSLGCAVACSVVARRIGVDEPEEVSTAGLIHDIGKVAIKMELPQEYEMITRLMRERKMSMRQAELEVLGLGHDEAGGWLTKSWNLPTKLIEPIACHHDPRLAKDEMLSSSIIHFSDILIRGMGYGHAGDDKVPALSKRAWQLLNLSPEDINFIIDEVEEKLWEVKGFSLEIQAETENSATNG
- a CDS encoding diguanylate cyclase; this encodes MTRILVAGNDILVRPESRVMLEAKGYHIITCLDVQAATSHFLDDPPDILVLEKGLGGKGDRGLIRMVSACLQKANIPILLVIRQEEMIAGIDWCDYPVDDIICFPVAPETLLIRVQLAEARMNRVFDNNPLSKLPGNTSILKAIQSALESEKPLAVCYVDIDNFKPYNDHYGFSQGDDVILMVARVIVNVVDEIAREQSFVGHIGGDDYVFIVTEDKAEEVCKRVLANFEAVRNMFIEPEDVKRGGFVEKDRQGRETSFGLLSISIAVIPTNHGKFEHFGQVSAAASQLKHKVKALDGNNYLVDQRESYSPG
- a CDS encoding glutamate racemase encodes the protein MIGIFDSGVGGMTVAHAIEKALPNSNLIYFGDLARTPYGSKSCETIDRYARENIDFLISKGAKLIVIACNSAASVVRSETLTACNLPVFDVIDPAVRRVEQLAKSSGKCLRVGVIGTRATVKSGVYAKKIGQSCPQATVISKACPLLVPLVEEGWLHKRETKMILRRYLHSLRLKQIEALVLGCTHYPLLKDLIQPKIGKRVTIIDSSEEVAASLKHYLDSHPDFAKTLGQDGHKQFYVSDVTEAATITAKKIFGRPIELTLVS
- the lolA gene encoding outer membrane lipoprotein chaperone LolA, yielding MMNKYRISRSSVQFLLLLVVSLCLWLPMQTAAAEMPVSEIAKKLQESYNKITSLQASFVQETYSKLSSRKRTGNGSLVLVKPGLMRWDYQAPDVQVFICDGERLSMYFAKENQMFTSSAKQYLESDVMYSFFAGSANISRDFDVLESTETEQDIDETTFQMRLIPKTMHPQIDEITVWVDRSSYLLSRLKVVDKFGSITDMIFSDIVENQKVDRSRFAFTPPAGTEIINQ